ACAGGCGGGGCAGCGCGGCCAGGGCGATGTTGTCGCGGACCGACAGGGCCGGCACGATGCCCTCGGTCCTCCTGTTCTCCGGCACCAGGCCGATCCCGGCGCGTACGGCGCTCCTGACCGACCACTTGCGCATCGGCGCTCCTGACCACCTGCGCGCCGGCGCGCCCGCCACCCTGACCTGGCCGGCGTCCACCGGCAGCGCGCCCGCGATGGCCCGCGCGGTCTCGCTGCGGCCCGCGCCGAGCAGCCCGCCCAGGCCGACCACCTCGCCGGCCCGCATCTCCAGCGACACCCCGTCCAGCATGTGGTGGCGGGTCAGCCCCCTGGCCTCCAGGACCGGCGCGTCGGCGGGCACGTCCGGCTCGCCGGCCTGCGGGGCGGGCGCGGCGGGATGGAACGGCCGGCCGAGCATGAGCGAGACCAGCCGCAGCCGGTCGAGCCCGGCCATCGGGCCGGTGTGCACGACGCGGCCCTCGCGCAGCACCGTGACGCGGTCGCAGATGCCGTACAGCTCCTCCATGCGGTGCGTGACGTAGACGACCGAGCGGCCCTGCTCGCGCAGCCGGGCCACGGCGGCGAACAGGATCTCCAGCTCGGCGTGGTCGAGGGCGGTGGTGGGCTCGTCCATGATGACCAGGCGGGCGTCCGCCGAGGCGGCCCGCGCCAGCGCCACGATCTGGCAGGCGCCCTCGCCCAGCGAGCCGAGCGGGCGGCGCACGTCCACCTCCAGCCCGTACGCGGCCAGCAGCTCCGCGGCGCGGGCGTGCACGGCCGCCGAGTCGATCAGCCCGAGCCGGCCCCGCGGCTCCCTGCCGAGCAGCAGGTTGCGGGCCACGCTCATGGTCGGGACGAGGTTCGTCTCCTGGTGGATGGTGGCGATCCCGGCCCGCTTGGCGTCGGCGGGCCCGGCGAACCTGACCGGCTCGCCCAGCAGGCGCAGCTCGCCCGCGTCGGGCTGGTGCACCCCCGACAGCACCTTCACCAGGGTGGACTTGCCCGCGCCGTTGCCGCCGACCAGGGCGTGCACCTCGCCGGTGCGCACGGACATGGTGACGTGGTCGAGGGCGGTGACCCCCTGGAACGCCTTGAGAACGCCAGCGACCTGTAGCACGGTTGCCTCCGCCTCGATCGTGATCGAGAAAGGAAACGGTCCAGTAACGAGCTTGTCACATTCGATCAGAACTGGGCGACATGCAGGCGCACGCCGCGCGCGCTCAGGTCGTCGAGCACGTCGCGGGGCGCGGCGTCGTCGGTGACCAGGTGGTCGATGCGGTCGGGCGGCACGGTCTGCACCATCGTGTCGACGCCGACCTTGGTGTGGTCGGCCAGCACCACGACCTCCTCCGCCGCCGCCGCGAGCGCCCGGTCGACGCCGGCCACCTGCATGTTCGGGGTGGACAGGCCGCGCTCGGCGCTCAGGCCGTTGCCCGAGATGAAGGCCCTGCGCACGCGCAGCCCGGCCAGCGACTGCTCGGCCGCGCTGCCCACCAGCGCCAGGATCGGGCCGCGCAGCGTGCCGCCGGTCAGCATCACCTCGATGCGCGGCGAGCCGGCCAGCACCTGCGCGACCAGCAGTGAGTTGGTGACCACGGCCAGCTCGGCGTGCTTGGTCAGGCGGCGGGCGAACTCCTGCGTGGTGGTGCCGGGGCCGATGACGATCGCGTCGCCGTCCTCGACGAGCGCGCCCGCCAGGTCGGCGATGGCGGCCTTCTCGGCCGCCTCCAGCGACACCTTGTGCGCGTAACCGGCCTCGCGCGACAGCTCGCCGGGCAGGGTCGCGCCGCCGTGGTGGCGGTTGAGCAGGCCCTCGGACTCCAGCGCGCGCAGGTCGCGGCGGACGGTGACCTCGGAGGAGTGCACCGCCTGGGCCAGCTCGCGCAGCGACACGGCGCCGTTGGCACGCACCAGCTCCAGGATGCGCTGCCGGCGCTCGGCGGCGAACACGGGCCTGCGTCCGTCACTCTGCGTGTCGCTCACGACCCGATCATAGTCGATCGGGCCCCTGCGGGTTCACCTCTGATCGATCGAGAGCGAAGGCGATCGGCGCCGGCCGTACCCGCCTGTCTCGGTGCCCGCCTTCGCGGCGAGGGCGCCTGCCGTTCGTTCGGCGGGTTCGGCTTTGACCGAATGAGAACGAATCTGATCGGGAATCTTGACCACCTCGCTCCGTGGGTGCTTACTTTGGAGCTTGTCAGGGTCAAAAGCTGTCCGAACCTGATCGGCGCCCTCCGAAAGGACCCCCCGTGCGTAAGCGCCTCACGTTGTTGCTGGCCGTACTGATGTCCGTGTCATGGCAGCTTCCGGCACCAGCCTCGGCAGCCCTTCCCGAGCGGAACGGGCTGCGCGGCGACTACTACCTCGCCTCGGCGGCGGGCACGTTCGACTTCGCCGAGCTGAAGGCGAGCATCATCGACCCGAACCTCGAGATGGCCGACCTGAACCCCACGTTCAAGCTGCTGACCGGCCGGGAGGACGACGTCACCGTCCGGTGGACGGGACAGATCACCCCCAAGTTCTCCGAGACCTACACCTTCTCGATGATCGGCGACAACGGCTTCCGCCTGTGGATCGACGGGAGGCCGGTCATCGACCACTGGGTGGACGACTGGGACAGGGAGCAGGCCGGCACGCCGATCGCCCTTGAGGCGAACAGGAAGTACGACATCAAGGTCGAGTACTTCGAGCACTTCGGCGGCGCGAACCTGCGCCTGCGCTGGCAGAGCCCGAGCCAGCCGAAGGCGATCGTGCCCGTGGACGCGCTGACCGTCCCGGCGGACTTCCAGCCGGACGGGCCGTACGACGCCAGGCTGAACGCGGCCGGCGACGTCGCCACGCTCACCTTCGCAAAGCCGCTCGCCGCCCTGCCCGCCGACGCGCACGAGAAGCTGGCCGTCACGGTCGGCGCCGCCGCCTGGCCCGTCACCGCCGCGACGCAGAAGACCCCGCAGACCGTGGAGCTCGAACTGGGCGCCCAGGTCCCGGCGAAGGCGGGCAGCACCGTGCGCACCTCCTACGACGGCAACGGCGGCCTCGCCTACGCCGACGGCACCCCGCTGGCCGCCTACCCGTTCGCACACGTGGTCAACGCCTCCACCTACGTGCTCAAGAGCAAGTGGACCGACCAGGTGGACCGGGAGAACCCGCTGCCCGAGTACCCCAGGCCGCAGCTCGCCCGCGAACGCTGGCGCAGCCTCAACGGCGTCTGGCAGTTCGCCCCGGCCAAGGAGGGCGAGGCCGCGCCCATCGGCAAGGACCTGGCCGAGAAGATCGTCGTGCCGTACCCGGTGGAGTCGCAGCTGTCCGGCATCGGGCGGCACGAGGAGCGCATGTGGTACCGCAGGACGTTCGAGGTGCCCCGCTCCTGGCGCGGCGAGCGGCTGCTGCTGCACCTCGACGCCGTGGACTGGGACGCCACGATCCACGTCAACGGCAAGCAGGTCGCCACCCACAAGGGCGGCTACGACCGGATCAGCGTGGACGTCACCGGCGCGCTCAAGGGCTCCGGCCCGCAGGAGCTGGTCGTCGGCGTGTTCGACCCGACCGACGACGGCGCCCAGGCCATCGGCAAGCAGCGGCTCGACCCGAGCGGCATCTGGTACACCTCGGTGTCCGGCATCTGGCAGACCGTCTGGATCGAGCCGGTCCCCAGGAACCACATCGAGCGCGTGGACACCGAGCCCGACCTGCGCGGCCAGGCCCTGTACGTGACCGTCCACGGCGCGCCCGGCACCGCCACCGTGATCGCCAGGGACGGCCGCCGGGTCGTCGGCACCGTCCGCGGCCAGAGCGGCAAGGAGTTGCGCCTGCCCGTGCCGAACCCCAGGCTCTGGTCGCCCGACGACCCCCACCTGTACGACCTGGAGGTCAGGCTCGACGGCGACAAGGTGCAGTCGTACTTCGGGATGCGCTCCATCTCCGTGGCCGGCTGGCGGATGCTGCTCAACGGGCAGCCGATCTTCCAGATCGGCCCGCTGGACCAGGGCTTCTGGCCCGACGGCATCTACACCCCGCCCACCGACGAGGCGCTGCGCTACGACCTGGAGCAGACCAAGGCCCTGGGCTTCAACGCGGTGCGCAAGCACGTCAAGGTCGAGTCGGACCGCTGGTACCACCACGCCGACAAGCTCGGCCTGCTCGTCTGGCAGGACATGCCGGCCGCGTTCAGGACCACCGACAGGCCGCAGTACGAGGCCGAGCTGAAGGAGCTGGTCGACCAGCACCGCAGCAGCCCTTCGGTGATCATGTGGGTGCCGTTCAACGAGGGCTGGGGCCAGTACGACCAGGCGCGCATCGCCAACCTGGTCAAGAGCTGGGACCCCTCCCGGCTGGTGAACAACATGAGCGGGATCAACTGCTGCGGCGCCGTGGACGGCGGCAACGGCGACGTCAAGGACTTCCACATCTACCCGGGCCCCGGCAACCCCGGCAAGCCGTCCGGCAGCAGGGCGAACGTGATCGGCGAGTACGGCGGCCTGGCCCTGCCCGTCGTCGGCCACACCTGGTCGGGCGGCGGCTGGGGCTACGCGGTCGAGCCGAACCCGGAGGCCCTCACCACCCGCTACGTGAGCATGGCGGAAGAGCTGGCGAAGCTGCACGCCTGCGAGCAGCTCAGCGCCGCCATCTACACGCAGACCACCGACGTCGAGACCGAGATCAACGGCCTCATGACCTACGACAGGGCGGTCATGAAGCCGGACGTCCAGCGCGTCGCCGCCGCGCACAAGGCGCTCACGAGCGCCGTCAACCCCTCCTGCGGCTGATCACCGCCGGGCCCCGGCCCTCGTGGCCGGGGCCCGGCACCTGATAGGAAAGGAACCGCGATGACCCCCCACATCCGGACGGCCGCCCTGGCGCTGGCCGTCCTGCTCACCGCGGCGGCCTGCGCCAAGGCGGAGGAGCCGCAGGCCGCGCCCGCCGCCACGAGCACCGCCGGGCAGCAGGTCGTCCAGAGCCCGACCGGCACGGCCGGGCCGACGTGCACGCTGCAGCAGTTCGGCGGCACGAAGTTCGACCTCAGATCCGCCACGGTCGGCTTCTCCCAGTCGGAGAAGGAGGCCAACCCGTTCCGCATCGCGGAGACCAAGTCGATCAAGGACGAGGCCGCCAAGCTGGGCATCGCCGACCTCAAGGTCACCAACGCCCAGTCGCAGTTCTCCAAGCAGATCACCGACGTGCAGCAGCTCATCGCGCAGGGCGTGCGGCTCCTGGTCATCGCGCCGCTGAACTCCGACGGCTGGGAGCCGGTGCTCCAGCAGGCCGCGGCCAGGAAGATCCCCATCATCACGGTCGACCGCAAGATCAACGCCAAGGCGTGCAGCGATTACCTGACGTTCATCGGCTCGGACTTCTACGAGCAGGGCAAGCGCGCCGCCGACCGCATGATCGAGGCGCTCGGCGCCGAGGGCAAGGTGGCCATCCTGCTCGGCGCCCCCGGCAACAACGTCACCACCGAGCGCACGAACGGCTTCAAGGACCGGGTCAAGGAGAAGGCACCCGGGATCACGATCTCGTTCGAGCAGACCGGCGAGTTCGCCCGCGAGAAGGGGCAGCAGGTCACCGAGCAGCTCATCCAGTCCAACCCCGACATCAACGGCATCTACGCCGAGAACGACGAGATGGCGCTGGGCGCGGTCACCGCGCTGAAAGGCGCGGGCAAGGAGCCGGGCGACATCAAGATCGTCTCGGTCGACGGCACCCGCAGCGCCGTGCAGGGCATCGCCGACGGCTGGCTGTACGCGGTCATCGAGTCCAACCCGCGCTTCGGCCCGCTCGCCTTCGAGACCGCCCAGAAGTTCCTGAACGGCGAGGCCATCCCCGAAAAGGTGATCATCTCCGACCGGGACTACACCACGGCCAACGCCGAGGACTCCCTCGGTGAGGCGTACTGAGTTGGCAGCCGTACTCGAGGCTCGGGGGATCAGGAAGCGCTTCCCCGGCGTGCTCGCCCTCGACGACGTGTCCCTCGCCCTGCACCCGGGCGAGGTGCACGCGCTGGTCGGCGAGAACGGCGCGGGCAAGTCCACCCTGATCAAGGTCTTCACCGGCGTCCACCGGCCGGACGGCGGCGAGCTGCGCTACCGGGGCGCTCCCGCCGCCTTCGGCACCCCGATGGAGGCGCAGCACGCCGGCATCTCCACCATCTACCAGGAGGTCAACCTCGTCCCCATGATGTCGGTGGCCCGCAACCTGCTGCTCGGCCGCGAGCCGCGCGGCCGGTTCGGGGTGATCGACGCCGCCGCCATGTACGGCGAGGCCGAGCGCGTGCTGGCCGGCTACGGCGTCGAGACCGACGTCCGCCGGCCGCTGCGCACGCTCGGGGTGGGCGCCCAGCAGATGGTCGCCCTGGCGCGGGCCGTGTCGGTGGACGCGCGGGTGGTCATCATGGACGAGCCCACCTCGTCGCTGGAACCGCGCGAGGTGGAGACGCTGTTCGGGGTGATCAGGAGGCTGCGCGACAGCGGCATCGCCGTCATGTACGTCAGCCATCGCCTCGACGAGCTGTACCGGGTGTGCGACCAGGTGACGGTGCTGCGCGACGGCCGCCTGGCGCACACCGGGCCGCTGGCGGCGCTGGAGCGGATCGAGCTGATCTCGCTGATGCTCGGCCGTGACCTGAACGAGGTGCGTGCTCAGGGGCTGACCAGCTTCTCCCGGGGCTCCGCCGCGAACGGGCGGGCGCCGGTCGTCGAGGCGCGCGGGCTGACCAGGCGGCACGTGCTCGACGGCGTGGACGTGAGCGTCAGGCCGGGCGAGGTCGTCGGCCTGGGCGGCCTGCTGGGCGCGGGACGTACCGAGACCGCCAAGGCCATCGTCGGCGCGCTGCCGCTGGACGGCGGCCAGGTGCTCGTGGCGGGCGCCCCCCTGCGGGCCGGCTCGACGACGGCGGCGATCAGGGCGGGCGTGAGCCTGCTGCCCGAGGACCGCAAGGCCGAGGGCATCATCCCCACCCTGTCCGTGCGCGAGAACATCGCCCTGGCCGCCCTGCCCGCCCTCGGCAGGGCCGGGGTGGTGTCCGAGTCGAAGATCGACCGGGTGGTCGAGATCTTCATGCGGAGGCTGAGGATCAAGGCCGCCTCGCCGCACCAGCTCGTCTCGGAGCTGTCGGGCGGCAACCAGCAGAAGGTGCTGCTGGCCCGCTGGCTGGCCGTGCGGCCCAAGGTGCTGCTGCTGGACGAGCCCACCCGCGGCATCGACGTGGGCGCCAAGGCCGAGGTGCAGGCGCTGATCGACGAGCTGGCAGGGGAGGGCCTGGGCGTGCTGCTGATCTCCTCCGACCTGGAGGAGCTGGTCGAGGGCGCCGACCGGATCCTGGTGCTGCGCGAGGGCGCGGTCGTGGGCGAGCTGTCGGGCGACGAGGTGACCGAGGAGAGGATCATGGCCACGATCGCGGAGCAGTCCGATGGCTGAGCTGACGTCCAGGCGGGGCGGCCGGATCGCCGTGCTCAAACCGCAGGTCTTCGCCTGGGTGCAGGACTACGGCGTGTACGCGGCCGTGCTGACGCTGCTGCTGTTCAACGTGCTGTTCACGCCGCACTTCCTGGACGCCGCCAACTTCCGCACCCAGCTCGTCCAGGTCACCCCCGTCGTGATCGTCTCGCTGGGCATGGCGCTGGTCATCGGCACCCAGGGCATCGACCTGTCGGTCGGCTCGGTGATGGCGCTGGCCGCCGCGCTGACCGTGCTCTACCTCGGCTACGGCTGGCTGCCCGCGGTCGTCGTGGCCGTGATCGGCGGCGCGGTCGCCGGGCTCGCGGGCGGGGCGCTGGTGGCCTACGTCGGGGTGCAGCCCATCGTGGCGACACTCGCGCTGCTGGTCGGCGTGCGCGGGCTGGCCAATGTGCTGGTGCCGCAGCTCGTCGAGTTCCGCAACCCCGGCCTGATCGCCCTGGGCAGCAGCTCCGTCGCCGGCATCCCGGTCATCGTGCTCATCGCGGCGGCGCTGACCGTGATCGTGCTGTTCGTGGTGCGGCGCACCACGTTCGGGCGGCAGGTGGTCGCCATCGGCGGCAACCGCTCGGCCAGCGAGCTGTCGGGGCTGCCCGTGAAGCGGGTGCTGCTCACCGTGTACGTGCTCTCCGGCCTGCTCGCGGCGCTGGCCGGAGTGCTCGCCACGGCCCGCCTGCAGGCCAGCGACCCGACCTCGCTCGGCCTGTTCATCGAGCTGTCGGCGATCACCGCCGTCGTGGTCGGCGGCACCCCGCTGACGGGCGGCCGGATCAGGGTGCTCAGCACGGTCATGGGCGCGCTGCTCATGCAGCTCCTCGCGGCCACGCTGATCAAGCACAACCTGCCGCAGTCGTGGACCCAGATGGTCCAGGCGGTCATCATCCTGGCCGCCGTCTACGCCACCAGGAAGCGGGGCACCCGATGAACCGCGAGCAGACCAGCCGCCTGCTCCAGCAGCACGGCGCCGTCATGGTACTGGCGCTGCTGGTGATCGTGGGCAGCCTGGCCTTCGAATCCTTCGCCACCCCGGCGAACGCCGCCAGCGTGGTCGTGTCGTCGTCGTTCCTGGCGATCATCGCGATCGGGATGACGTTCGTGATCATCAGCGGCGGCATCGACCTGTCGGTGGGCTCGCTGTTCGTGCTCGGCGGCGTGCTGGCGGCCTACGGCTCCCCGTACGGCATGCTCGTGGCGCTGCTGCTGCCCCTGGCGGTCTGCGGGGTCGTCGGCCTGCTCCAGGGGCTGGTGATCGCCCGGACCGGCATGGCGCCGTTCATCGTCACCCTGGCCGGCCTGCTGGGCGTCCGGGGCCTGATGCTGGCCATCTCGGACGAGGGCGCCACCACCTATCTGGTCAAGGACCGGGCCTTCGCCGCTCTCGGCCAGGGCGAACTGCTCGGCCTGTCCCATCCCGTCTACATCACCGGCGCTCTGGCGCTGCTCGCGATGGTCCTGCTGCAACGCACCGGTTTCGGGCAGAACGTCTACGCCATCGGCGGCAACGAGCAGGCGGCGGCCCTGATGGGCGTGCCCGTCGCGCGTACCAAGGTGCTCGTGTACGTCATGTCGGGCCTGCTGGCGGGCCTGGCCGGCGCCCTCAACGCCGCCCGGCTCTCCTCCGGCGTGACCATCCTCGGCATCGGCCTCGAACTCGACGCCATCGCCGCCGTCGTGATCGGCGGCACCCTGCTGACCGGCGGGGCCGGTGGCATCACCGGGTCGGTCGCCGGGGTGCTGCTGCTCGGGGTCATCCAGAGCCTGATCAACCAGGTGGGCAGCCTCACCTCGGCGTTCCAGCAGGTGGTCAGCGGGGTGTTCCTGGCGCTGGTGGTGGTGGCGCAGCGGCTGCTGAGCAAGGCCCAGCGGCTCACCTGACGGAGATTCAGCGCACCCGGCCGCGCGGCTTGAGCCGCGTGCCGGGCAGGACGGGGGCGGGGAGCGGCGCCCCGTCGAACCCCTCGACGACGCCGAACCCCTCGCCTCCCATCCACTCCTTGCGGAAGGCGGCGATCTCGTCGTGGTCGCGCCCGACGAAGTTCCACCACATGACGATCTCCTCGCCGAACGGCTCACCGCCGATCAGCAGCACCCGCCCGCGCCCCGACAGCCGCACCCCCGGCCGCCCCGGCGGCAGGTACACCAGCGGCCCCCGTGCCAGCTCCGCCACCTCGCCGTCGAGCAGCAGCAGCCCGTGCTCGAACGCCGGATCCACCGGCACCACGCACTCCCCGTCGACCGCCACCTCCGCCCCGACGAGCGGGGTGTGGGCGGTGGCGGGCGAGGTCACCCCGCCGAGCGTCCCCATGACGACGGTCGCCGAGAAGCCGCGCCCCGCCAGCACCGGCAGCGTGGGATGGTGCTCGAAGCCCGGCTCGACCTGCCGGGCCCCCTCCGGCAGCGCCACCCAGAGCTGCACCCCG
The nucleotide sequence above comes from Nonomuraea gerenzanensis. Encoded proteins:
- a CDS encoding pirin family protein, with the protein product MSNLELDPLEIRCGADEGADNSAGREVLEGRDVPLGGPRAMAVSRTLPGVHRRMIGAWCFVDAYGPQRATMRVPPHPHTGLQTVSWLVAGEVLHRDSLGTLQEIRPGQLNLMTAGRGISHSEESPETVLHGVQLWVALPEGARQVEPGFEHHPTLPVLAGRGFSATVVMGTLGGVTSPATAHTPLVGAEVAVDGECVVPVDPAFEHGLLLLDGEVAELARGPLVYLPPGRPGVRLSGRGRVLLIGGEPFGEEIVMWWNFVGRDHDEIAAFRKEWMGGEGFGVVEGFDGAPLPAPVLPGTRLKPRGRVR
- a CDS encoding PA14 domain-containing protein; protein product: MRKRLTLLLAVLMSVSWQLPAPASAALPERNGLRGDYYLASAAGTFDFAELKASIIDPNLEMADLNPTFKLLTGREDDVTVRWTGQITPKFSETYTFSMIGDNGFRLWIDGRPVIDHWVDDWDREQAGTPIALEANRKYDIKVEYFEHFGGANLRLRWQSPSQPKAIVPVDALTVPADFQPDGPYDARLNAAGDVATLTFAKPLAALPADAHEKLAVTVGAAAWPVTAATQKTPQTVELELGAQVPAKAGSTVRTSYDGNGGLAYADGTPLAAYPFAHVVNASTYVLKSKWTDQVDRENPLPEYPRPQLARERWRSLNGVWQFAPAKEGEAAPIGKDLAEKIVVPYPVESQLSGIGRHEERMWYRRTFEVPRSWRGERLLLHLDAVDWDATIHVNGKQVATHKGGYDRISVDVTGALKGSGPQELVVGVFDPTDDGAQAIGKQRLDPSGIWYTSVSGIWQTVWIEPVPRNHIERVDTEPDLRGQALYVTVHGAPGTATVIARDGRRVVGTVRGQSGKELRLPVPNPRLWSPDDPHLYDLEVRLDGDKVQSYFGMRSISVAGWRMLLNGQPIFQIGPLDQGFWPDGIYTPPTDEALRYDLEQTKALGFNAVRKHVKVESDRWYHHADKLGLLVWQDMPAAFRTTDRPQYEAELKELVDQHRSSPSVIMWVPFNEGWGQYDQARIANLVKSWDPSRLVNNMSGINCCGAVDGGNGDVKDFHIYPGPGNPGKPSGSRANVIGEYGGLALPVVGHTWSGGGWGYAVEPNPEALTTRYVSMAEELAKLHACEQLSAAIYTQTTDVETEINGLMTYDRAVMKPDVQRVAAAHKALTSAVNPSCG
- a CDS encoding ABC transporter permease, producing the protein MAELTSRRGGRIAVLKPQVFAWVQDYGVYAAVLTLLLFNVLFTPHFLDAANFRTQLVQVTPVVIVSLGMALVIGTQGIDLSVGSVMALAAALTVLYLGYGWLPAVVVAVIGGAVAGLAGGALVAYVGVQPIVATLALLVGVRGLANVLVPQLVEFRNPGLIALGSSSVAGIPVIVLIAAALTVIVLFVVRRTTFGRQVVAIGGNRSASELSGLPVKRVLLTVYVLSGLLAALAGVLATARLQASDPTSLGLFIELSAITAVVVGGTPLTGGRIRVLSTVMGALLMQLLAATLIKHNLPQSWTQMVQAVIILAAVYATRKRGTR
- a CDS encoding sugar ABC transporter ATP-binding protein encodes the protein MAAVLEARGIRKRFPGVLALDDVSLALHPGEVHALVGENGAGKSTLIKVFTGVHRPDGGELRYRGAPAAFGTPMEAQHAGISTIYQEVNLVPMMSVARNLLLGREPRGRFGVIDAAAMYGEAERVLAGYGVETDVRRPLRTLGVGAQQMVALARAVSVDARVVIMDEPTSSLEPREVETLFGVIRRLRDSGIAVMYVSHRLDELYRVCDQVTVLRDGRLAHTGPLAALERIELISLMLGRDLNEVRAQGLTSFSRGSAANGRAPVVEARGLTRRHVLDGVDVSVRPGEVVGLGGLLGAGRTETAKAIVGALPLDGGQVLVAGAPLRAGSTTAAIRAGVSLLPEDRKAEGIIPTLSVRENIALAALPALGRAGVVSESKIDRVVEIFMRRLRIKAASPHQLVSELSGGNQQKVLLARWLAVRPKVLLLDEPTRGIDVGAKAEVQALIDELAGEGLGVLLISSDLEELVEGADRILVLREGAVVGELSGDEVTEERIMATIAEQSDG
- a CDS encoding sugar ABC transporter ATP-binding protein, with protein sequence MLQVAGVLKAFQGVTALDHVTMSVRTGEVHALVGGNGAGKSTLVKVLSGVHQPDAGELRLLGEPVRFAGPADAKRAGIATIHQETNLVPTMSVARNLLLGREPRGRLGLIDSAAVHARAAELLAAYGLEVDVRRPLGSLGEGACQIVALARAASADARLVIMDEPTTALDHAELEILFAAVARLREQGRSVVYVTHRMEELYGICDRVTVLREGRVVHTGPMAGLDRLRLVSLMLGRPFHPAAPAPQAGEPDVPADAPVLEARGLTRHHMLDGVSLEMRAGEVVGLGGLLGAGRSETARAIAGALPVDAGQVRVAGAPARRWSGAPMRKWSVRSAVRAGIGLVPENRRTEGIVPALSVRDNIALAALPRLSRAGIVSDTQVDSIVATFMRRLGIKAVSPRQPAGELSGGNQQKVLLARWLAMHPKVLLLDEPTRGVDVATKLEMQALLDELAVDGLAILLISSDVAELVANCDSVVVLRDGAITEQLTGPEVTEDRLLAALAKD
- a CDS encoding ABC transporter permease codes for the protein MNREQTSRLLQQHGAVMVLALLVIVGSLAFESFATPANAASVVVSSSFLAIIAIGMTFVIISGGIDLSVGSLFVLGGVLAAYGSPYGMLVALLLPLAVCGVVGLLQGLVIARTGMAPFIVTLAGLLGVRGLMLAISDEGATTYLVKDRAFAALGQGELLGLSHPVYITGALALLAMVLLQRTGFGQNVYAIGGNEQAAALMGVPVARTKVLVYVMSGLLAGLAGALNAARLSSGVTILGIGLELDAIAAVVIGGTLLTGGAGGITGSVAGVLLLGVIQSLINQVGSLTSAFQQVVSGVFLALVVVAQRLLSKAQRLT
- a CDS encoding ABC transporter substrate-binding protein — encoded protein: MTPHIRTAALALAVLLTAAACAKAEEPQAAPAATSTAGQQVVQSPTGTAGPTCTLQQFGGTKFDLRSATVGFSQSEKEANPFRIAETKSIKDEAAKLGIADLKVTNAQSQFSKQITDVQQLIAQGVRLLVIAPLNSDGWEPVLQQAAARKIPIITVDRKINAKACSDYLTFIGSDFYEQGKRAADRMIEALGAEGKVAILLGAPGNNVTTERTNGFKDRVKEKAPGITISFEQTGEFAREKGQQVTEQLIQSNPDINGIYAENDEMALGAVTALKGAGKEPGDIKIVSVDGTRSAVQGIADGWLYAVIESNPRFGPLAFETAQKFLNGEAIPEKVIISDRDYTTANAEDSLGEAY
- a CDS encoding DeoR/GlpR family DNA-binding transcription regulator — its product is MSDTQSDGRRPVFAAERRQRILELVRANGAVSLRELAQAVHSSEVTVRRDLRALESEGLLNRHHGGATLPGELSREAGYAHKVSLEAAEKAAIADLAGALVEDGDAIVIGPGTTTQEFARRLTKHAELAVVTNSLLVAQVLAGSPRIEVMLTGGTLRGPILALVGSAAEQSLAGLRVRRAFISGNGLSAERGLSTPNMQVAGVDRALAAAAEEVVVLADHTKVGVDTMVQTVPPDRIDHLVTDDAAPRDVLDDLSARGVRLHVAQF